In Oreochromis niloticus isolate F11D_XX linkage group LG5, O_niloticus_UMD_NMBU, whole genome shotgun sequence, a single window of DNA contains:
- the LOC100708508 gene encoding single-strand selective monofunctional uracil DNA glycosylase, whose translation MFNENSSANEASEVACGDGEEDVPVCESKERGFKPAHETPSARFLQAELELNAHLRGLRFSDPVRYIYNPLEYAWDTHRCYVEKYCQAGQKILFLGMNPGPFGMAQTGVPFGEVKSVVDWLKITGEVSRPQNEHPKRRITGLACTQSEVSGARFWGFFRKLCGDPAVFFQHCFVHNLCPLIFMSDSGKNLTPPELPAAEREALLRLCDIALCQVVEALNVSMVIGVGKVAEQRARRALSAAGVNVRVEGIMHPSPRNPLANKGWEDVAKAKLQELGVLSLLSKTCASQS comes from the exons atgttcaatGAAAACTCTTCTGCGAATGAAGCCAGTGAAGTCGCTTGTGGAGACGGCGAAGAGGACGTGCCCGTCTGTGAATCAAAGGAGCGGGGCTTTAAACCTGCTCATGAGACCCCCTCTGCCAGGTTTCTGCAGGCTGAACTGGAGCTGAACGCTCACCTCCGTGGCCTCCGCTTCAGCGACCCTGTCCGGTACATCTACAACCCGCTGGAGTACGCCTGGGACACCCACCGCTGCTATGTGGAGAAGTACTGTCAGGCCGGACAAAAGATCCTGTTTTTGGGGATGAATCCCGGGCCTTTCGGAATGGCTCAGACAGGG GTCCCGTTTGGTGAGGTGAAGTCAGTTGTCGACTGGCTGAAGATCACGGGGGAGGTTAGCCGCCCGCAAAATGAGCACCCAAAGAGACGGATCACGGGGCTCGCCTGCACTCAGAGCGAAGTGAGCGGCGCTCGTTTTTGGGGTTTCTTCAGAAAATTGTGCGGTGACCCGGCGGTCTTCTTCCAGCACTGCTTTGTGCACAACCTGTGCCCGTTAATCTTCATGAGCGACAGCGGGAAGAATTTAACACCCCCTGAGCTGCCAGCAGCTGAACGGGAGGCCCTGCTGCGCCTGTGTGACATTGCACTGTGCCAGGTGGTGGAGGCACTGAACGTCTCCATGGTGATTGGCGTAGGAAAGGTGGCAGAGCAACGGGCACGGCGGGCTCTGTCTGCTGCAGGTGTCAATGTGCGTGTTGAGGGCATCATGCATCCATCACCCAGGAACCCACTGGCTAATAAGGGCTGGGAGGATGTAGCTAAAGCCAAACTGCAGGAACTTGGTGTTCTATCCCTTTTAAGTAAAACTTGCGCCAGTCAGTCATGA
- the LOC100708241 gene encoding calcium-binding and coiled-coil domain-containing protein 1, with protein MDKQPRVVFRNVGQVYFPQTRVECHYSLTSDHQWSNSDWIGIFEMGWTSVKQYYTYTWATVPEGYTEGTSVDFCAVFQASYLPRPSTVEYQFVYVDKMREVCARSRPFTFCAPKPLEELETLKEEEDAEDGEEELLLVIPRAQLLQSRLEECLKKQGGLQQALDVAKKETENEKENSRKARSEWEYEREAMKEEIMELRDNLRDSREMLKTIEDAKYSQESLASELSKLAAEKAEREQRIKDLEEDVEILAEREKEQNRELERLKERVKKMSCQMKHDEEKRKSLQMENEDALAEARLLQERLEASDHVAESLRRELRDLSTRQGHTHTDLHQARLQVAQLTLQLSEENLLLREERANWALEREAYRHAAETDKKKLQDLACEVQKKEEWLQEERMEREKLEVQLGREKDYNKVLLSEAKRELQELRASLRKVQKEREEEQLQNQDLVNYIHQLEQRLGIVSEAEASSTAPACVLLVQTAPGSTPASDESASSASSRSVCAPASPSNDLQEPDRAEIPPETQIQSEEEDTPASDTQDEEREQCEPSAAERKKLILPELINPVLSELADSPMW; from the exons ATGGACAAACAGCCCAGGGTGGTGTTTCGAAATGTGGGGCAAGTGTACTTCCCCCAAACCAGGGTGGAGTGCCACTACAGTCTGACCTCAGACCATCAGTGGAGCAATAGTGACTGGATAGGGATTTTTGAG ATGGGATGGACTTCAGTCAAACAGTATTACACATACACATGGGCTACTGTTCCTGAAGGCTACACAGAGGGAACCAGTGTTGACTTCTGTGCAGTTTTCCAGG CATCATACCTGCCCCGCCCCAGTACTGTAGAGTACCAGTTTGTGTATGTGGACAAGATGAGAGAGGTGTGTGCCCGTAGTCGCCCCTTCACTTTCTGTGCACCCAAGCCACTTGAGGAGCTTGAGAccctgaaagaagaagaagatgcagaggATGGAGAAGAAGAGCTACTCTTAGTCATTCCCAGAGCTCAGCTGCTGCAG AGTCGGCTGGAGGAGTGCTTAAAAAAGCAAGGAGGTTTGCAGCAAGCGTTGGATGTAGCGAAAAAGGAGACGgagaatgagaaagaaaacagcagaaagGCAAGAAGTGAATGGGAATATGAAAGAGAAGCAATGAAGGAGGAGATCATGGAGCTCAGAGACAACCTGAGAGACAGCCGCGAGATGCTGAAAACAATCGAG GATGCGAAATACAGTCAAGAAAGTCTGGCCTCTGAGCTGAGTAAACTtgcagctgaaaaagctgaaagagAGCAGCGCATCAAAGACCTGGAGGAGGACGTTGAGATTCTGGCTGAGCGAGAGAAAGAGCAAAACAGGGAACTGGAAAG GCTGAAAGAAAGAGTGAAGAAAATGTCCTGTCAAATGAAGCACGATGAGGAGAAGAGGAAGTCTCTGCAG ATGGAAAATGAGGATGCTCTGGCCGAGGCACGACTGCTCCAGGAACGTCTCGAGGCCAGCGACCATGTGGCAGAAAGCCTGCGCAGGGAGCTGAGGGACCTGAGCACCCGACAGGGTCACACCCACACTGACCTGCACCAAGCCCGACTCCAAGTGGCCCAGCTCACTCTGCAGCTGTCTGAGGAGAACCTCCTCCTGAGGGAGGAGCGGGCCAACTGGGCTTTGGAGAGAGAGGCATACAGACATGCAGCAGAA ACTGACAAAAAGAAGCTGCAAGATCTTGCCTGCGAGGTGCAGAAGAAGGAGGAGTGGCTCCAGGAGGAGAGGATGGAGAGGGAGAAACTAGAAGTGCAGCTCGGGAGAGAGAAAGATTACAATAAA GTGCTGCTGAGTGAGGCGAAGCGTGAGCTGCAGGAGCTGAGGGCCAGTTTGAGAAAGGTCCAGAAAGAAAGGGAGGAGGAACAGCTTCAAAACCAG GATTTGGTGAACTACATCCATCAGTTAGAGCAGAGATTAGGGATTGTGTCAGAAGCTGAAGCAAGCAGCACAGCTCCCGCGTGCGTAT TGCTGGTTCAAACAGCTCCTGGCTCCACCCCTGCGAGTGATGAGAGTGCTTCCTCAGCTTCCTCCAGGTCAGTCTGTGCACCTGCTTCCCCGTCCAATGACCTGCAGGAGCCCGACAGAGCTGAGATCCCTCCTGAGACACAGATCCAGAGTGAGGAAGAAGACACACCAGCCTCTGACACACAG GATGAGGAAAGGGAGCAGTGTGAACCCTCCgctgctgaaagaaagaaactgatcTTACCAGAGCTCATCAACCCCGTCCTCAG TGAGCTGGCTGACTCCCCCATGTGGTAA